Proteins from a genomic interval of Yoonia sp. GPGPB17:
- a CDS encoding GNAT family N-acetyltransferase, translating into MRNYTFRPLNEDDLPLMRRWLDTAHVKVWWPDADKQIALIEKDMNNPNINMQVVSLINHPFAYIHDHDARAFGMPQYADLPHGARVMATFVGENDFMGQGHSVGYIQAHTRNLRVKNPMVAVGPGTTDTRTISIYRQAGFMNRRLASTSEGRLVQVMTHF; encoded by the coding sequence ATGCGTAACTACACGTTCCGCCCCCTGAACGAGGATGACTTGCCTTTGATGCGCCGCTGGTTGGACACGGCGCATGTCAAAGTGTGGTGGCCGGACGCAGACAAGCAGATCGCGCTGATAGAAAAAGACATGAATAACCCCAACATCAACATGCAGGTGGTCAGCCTGATCAACCACCCTTTTGCCTATATCCACGACCATGATGCGCGCGCCTTTGGCATGCCGCAATACGCGGATTTACCACATGGGGCGCGGGTGATGGCGACCTTCGTGGGCGAGAATGACTTTATGGGGCAGGGGCACTCTGTTGGGTATATCCAAGCCCACACACGCAACTTGCGGGTCAAAAACCCCATGGTTGCGGTCGGTCCCGGCACCACCGATACCCGAACGATCAGCATCTACCGGCAAGCCGGTTTCATGAACCGCCGCTTGGCAAGCACCAGCGAAGGGCGCCTTGTTCAAGTAATGACACACTTCTGA
- a CDS encoding DMT family transporter, producing MTLRAANPPVAVAFMLTATAFIAGTMVMAKSLGTDTLGPPLHPLQISHGRFLFAFIAIASVAVLMRPKIAQPHFGLHIGRTFFGWGGVTLMFAAVAFIPLSDATAISFLNPVFGMLLAIPLLGERVGRWRWFAAFMALLGALILLRPGPESFQLAGLLALGAAVIMGMELIFIKKLANREPSFQILLINNALGLCIATLAVLPVWAMPTAAQWGALATLGMLMASAQACFVNAMARADASFVTPFSYVTLIFATVYDLLIFDVWPDWVSILGAITILSGASLLAWRESRTRPGAKQVIS from the coding sequence ATGACCTTACGTGCCGCAAATCCACCCGTTGCCGTAGCATTCATGCTGACCGCGACCGCATTTATTGCGGGGACAATGGTGATGGCAAAGTCGCTGGGTACGGACACGCTTGGTCCTCCGCTGCACCCGCTGCAGATCAGTCATGGGCGGTTTTTGTTTGCGTTCATTGCAATCGCCTCGGTCGCTGTGCTCATGCGGCCAAAGATCGCCCAACCGCACTTTGGTTTGCATATCGGACGCACGTTCTTTGGGTGGGGCGGTGTGACGTTGATGTTCGCCGCAGTGGCCTTCATCCCGCTATCGGATGCCACGGCGATCAGTTTTCTCAATCCCGTCTTTGGCATGTTGCTGGCGATCCCACTTCTGGGTGAACGCGTCGGGCGTTGGCGCTGGTTTGCCGCATTCATGGCCTTGCTTGGCGCACTGATCCTACTACGACCGGGGCCCGAAAGCTTCCAACTGGCGGGCCTGCTGGCATTGGGCGCGGCAGTAATCATGGGAATGGAATTGATCTTCATCAAGAAACTGGCCAACCGAGAACCATCGTTCCAGATCCTGCTGATTAACAACGCTCTGGGCTTATGCATTGCCACACTTGCAGTCTTGCCCGTGTGGGCGATGCCAACTGCGGCGCAATGGGGTGCTCTGGCAACTCTGGGTATGCTCATGGCTTCGGCGCAGGCCTGCTTTGTCAATGCCATGGCGCGGGCCGACGCCAGCTTTGTGACCCCGTTCAGCTACGTTACCCTGATCTTCGCAACAGTTTATGACCTGCTCATCTTTGACGTCTGGCCTGATTGGGTCAGCATTCTTGGCGCGATCACTATTCTAAGTGGTGCATCACTTCTTGCTTGGCGCGAAAGCCGCACAAGACCCGGCGCAAAGCAAGTAATTTCATGA
- a CDS encoding helix-turn-helix domain-containing protein, translating to MTQFARSLKTWRTARRFSQIELALEADISARHLSFLETGRANPSRQMVARLGEALQMPLDARNQMLTHAGFAVRYKGRDWDDSEMAPVRRAISWQLQRHMPYPALAIDRLWTIQEANATARTLFGAFGIGVGGSLLDLMTMETLPQVIENWAEVAHHAAIRLRTESAALGGVPEFEGVINHLSNVPQPKKITPGPVIPTILKQKDLRLAMFATITQFGTPEDLLLDDLKVELYFPLDDTTEMAFRMMGAS from the coding sequence ATGACCCAGTTTGCACGATCCCTCAAAACTTGGCGCACAGCGCGTCGTTTCAGTCAAATTGAGTTGGCGTTAGAGGCTGACATCTCCGCCCGCCATCTGTCATTTCTCGAAACGGGGCGCGCAAATCCCAGCCGACAGATGGTCGCGCGCCTTGGTGAAGCATTGCAAATGCCGCTTGACGCGCGCAACCAGATGTTGACCCACGCAGGCTTTGCCGTCCGCTATAAGGGCCGTGACTGGGACGATAGTGAGATGGCACCTGTACGCCGTGCGATTTCATGGCAGTTGCAACGGCACATGCCCTATCCAGCACTGGCAATTGATCGGCTTTGGACGATTCAAGAGGCCAACGCCACGGCCCGAACCCTTTTCGGCGCTTTCGGGATCGGAGTTGGCGGTAGCCTGCTTGATCTAATGACGATGGAGACGTTGCCGCAGGTGATCGAAAACTGGGCCGAGGTTGCTCACCATGCAGCGATCCGTCTAAGGACGGAAAGCGCAGCCTTGGGCGGTGTTCCGGAATTCGAGGGCGTGATCAACCACTTGTCAAACGTTCCACAGCCTAAGAAAATAACGCCTGGCCCCGTGATCCCAACCATCCTGAAGCAGAAGGACTTGCGTTTAGCGATGTTTGCGACGATCACACAATTTGGTACGCCCGAGGATCTACTACTCGATGATCTGAAGGTAGAACTGTATTTTCCACTCGATGACACCACCGAAATGGCCTTCCGCATGATGGGTGCATCCTGA
- the meaB gene encoding methylmalonyl Co-A mutase-associated GTPase MeaB produces the protein MSKTTDIMALAAGVKAGDRRALAQAITLVESGRADHREDALRLLDTLGTERQSLRIGLSGTPGVGKSTFIESFGLMLTGMGKRVAVLAVDPSSARSGGSILGDKTRMDQLARDPNAFIRPSPSQTQLGGVARRSREAVALCEAAGFDVVLIETVGVGQSETVVAQMADLFVLLLAPAGGDELQGVKRGIMEMADLILVNKADGDLKSQATRTCADYAGALRLLRKRAQDPDGFPKALTISALEAEGLKTAWDEMETLVAWRRETGIWDMTREAQGRYWLDQDVRNGLLALLLDDPQTAKRMEAAQADVKAGRKTPTAAAAEVLNPMRDRLR, from the coding sequence ATGAGCAAGACCACAGATATCATGGCTTTGGCTGCGGGGGTAAAGGCCGGCGACCGCCGCGCATTGGCACAGGCCATAACGCTGGTGGAAAGCGGGCGTGCTGATCACCGTGAAGATGCGCTGCGGCTGCTGGATACCCTTGGGACAGAAAGGCAATCCTTGCGCATCGGCTTGTCTGGAACGCCCGGCGTCGGCAAATCGACTTTCATTGAAAGCTTCGGTCTGATGCTGACCGGCATGGGCAAACGCGTGGCTGTCTTGGCGGTTGATCCGTCGTCGGCCCGGTCGGGCGGGTCCATTCTGGGTGACAAGACCCGGATGGATCAACTGGCACGCGATCCCAATGCCTTTATCCGCCCCTCCCCCAGCCAGACCCAATTGGGTGGTGTCGCCCGCCGTTCGCGTGAGGCTGTAGCACTCTGCGAGGCCGCTGGCTTTGACGTGGTGCTGATTGAAACCGTCGGCGTTGGCCAATCCGAGACGGTCGTTGCCCAAATGGCTGACCTCTTTGTGTTGCTTTTAGCTCCGGCTGGTGGGGATGAGCTGCAAGGCGTGAAACGCGGCATCATGGAAATGGCTGATCTGATCCTTGTAAACAAGGCTGATGGTGACCTGAAATCACAAGCCACGCGAACCTGTGCGGATTATGCCGGCGCGCTACGATTGTTGCGCAAGCGCGCGCAAGATCCGGATGGGTTTCCCAAAGCGCTCACGATTTCGGCACTTGAAGCAGAGGGTTTAAAGACGGCATGGGACGAGATGGAAACGCTGGTTGCGTGGCGGCGTGAGACCGGTATCTGGGACATGACACGAGAGGCGCAAGGGCGTTACTGGCTTGATCAGGATGTTCGCAATGGTTTGCTGGCGTTGTTGTTGGACGACCCGCAGACGGCGAAACGCATGGAAGCGGCGCAAGCGGATGTCAAAGCCGGGCGCAAGACCCCAACCGCTGCCGCTGCTGAGGTGCTAAACCCGATGCGCGATCGTCTGCGCTAG
- a CDS encoding low molecular weight protein-tyrosine-phosphatase, producing the protein MRIVFVCLGNICRSPAAEGVMHKLAPDLTIDSAGTGGWRVGDAPYGLMQDAAKARGIDLSALRARQFTISDFEDFDLIVAMDRQNKADIERLRPAGNATPAQLMAATDVPDPYYTRDFDGALDMIEAAARRLLADISQMRDQ; encoded by the coding sequence ATGCGGATCGTTTTTGTATGTCTGGGAAACATCTGCCGCTCGCCTGCGGCTGAAGGGGTGATGCATAAGCTTGCACCTGATTTGACGATTGACAGCGCTGGCACCGGTGGGTGGCGTGTTGGTGATGCGCCTTATGGTCTGATGCAAGACGCGGCAAAGGCCCGGGGCATTGACCTGAGCGCGTTAAGGGCGCGGCAGTTCACAATTTCGGACTTTGAAGACTTTGACCTGATCGTCGCGATGGATCGGCAAAACAAGGCGGATATCGAGCGGCTTCGTCCAGCAGGCAATGCGACGCCTGCGCAACTGATGGCCGCGACAGATGTGCCCGATCCCTACTATACGCGGGATTTCGATGGAGCGTTGGACATGATCGAAGCGGCTGCTAGGCGTCTACTGGCCGACATATCTCAGATGCGAGATCAGTGA
- a CDS encoding aspartate aminotransferase family protein — MIASILPTYSRAPLTFVSGEGSWLTETDGRRFLDLGAGIAVNALGHAHPALVEALSGQANALWHVSNLYNIPAQQRLADALVEKTFADTVFFTNSGTEACELAVKMARKYWYDKDQPERVEIITFSGSFHGRSSAGIAAAGSEKMTKGFGPLLPGFTHLDFGEHDALRAAVSDKTAAIMVEPVQGEGGIRPLPDACLKGLRDLCDEHGILMILDEVQCGMGRTGKLFAHEWAGVTPDIMMVAKGIGGGFPLGAVLATENAASGMTAGTHGSTYGGNPLACAVGAKVMDIVGDDTFLAEVNRKAGLMRQKLEGLVAAYPEVFEAVRGSGLMLGLKCKAANTDVVSAGFAQGLLTVPAADNVVRLLPALNIPDEDIGLAADKLDAAASHVKEANA; from the coding sequence ATGATTGCATCTATTCTGCCGACCTATTCACGGGCCCCTCTGACCTTCGTATCGGGCGAAGGGTCATGGTTGACGGAAACCGATGGGCGACGCTTTCTCGACCTGGGTGCCGGGATCGCGGTGAATGCGCTGGGCCATGCCCATCCGGCATTGGTTGAAGCATTGTCGGGGCAGGCAAATGCGCTTTGGCATGTATCCAATCTCTATAACATCCCTGCACAACAACGGTTGGCGGATGCTTTGGTCGAAAAGACCTTTGCCGATACGGTTTTCTTTACCAACTCCGGCACAGAAGCCTGCGAACTGGCTGTGAAAATGGCGCGCAAATACTGGTATGACAAGGATCAGCCTGAACGGGTTGAGATTATCACTTTCTCAGGCTCGTTCCACGGTCGCTCTAGCGCAGGTATTGCTGCGGCGGGGTCCGAGAAGATGACCAAGGGGTTTGGCCCGCTTTTGCCCGGGTTCACGCATCTCGACTTTGGTGAGCATGACGCTTTGCGGGCAGCAGTATCTGACAAAACAGCGGCCATCATGGTCGAACCCGTGCAAGGCGAGGGTGGCATTCGCCCATTGCCCGATGCCTGCCTGAAGGGTTTGCGCGACCTGTGCGATGAACACGGCATACTGATGATCCTTGACGAGGTGCAATGCGGCATGGGGCGGACAGGCAAGCTCTTTGCCCACGAATGGGCCGGTGTAACGCCCGATATCATGATGGTTGCCAAAGGCATTGGCGGTGGTTTCCCTCTGGGTGCAGTTCTTGCGACCGAGAACGCGGCGTCCGGCATGACCGCTGGCACGCATGGGTCGACCTATGGTGGCAATCCACTGGCCTGCGCCGTGGGGGCCAAGGTGATGGACATTGTCGGTGACGATACGTTCCTTGCCGAGGTGAACCGCAAGGCAGGCTTGATGCGGCAAAAGCTGGAAGGTTTGGTCGCAGCCTATCCTGAAGTGTTTGAGGCTGTGCGCGGCTCGGGCCTGATGCTGGGCCTGAAATGCAAGGCTGCAAACACCGATGTCGTGAGCGCGGGCTTTGCCCAAGGTCTTTTGACCGTCCCGGCCGCCGACAACGTCGTGCGATTGCTTCCGGCATTGAACATCCCTGATGAGGACATCGGGCTTGCGGCTGACAAACTTGATGCTGCGGCGTCCCATGTAAAGGAGGCCAATGCGTAA
- a CDS encoding NUDIX domain-containing protein, whose translation MSNLDRSFWTGRQVRLVDPTAIAQVGALCLRDDKSGPEVLLVKSSRGRWIIPKGWPMDGHTDAETAKIEAWEEA comes from the coding sequence ATGAGCAACTTAGATCGTTCCTTTTGGACGGGCCGTCAGGTTCGTTTGGTTGATCCGACTGCAATTGCGCAGGTCGGCGCGCTCTGCTTGCGCGATGATAAATCGGGGCCAGAGGTGCTTTTGGTGAAATCCTCGCGCGGGCGCTGGATCATTCCCAAGGGCTGGCCGATGGACGGGCATACCGATGCCGAAACCGCCAAAATCGAGGCTTGGGAAGAGGCTTAG
- the rpmB gene encoding 50S ribosomal protein L28 codes for MSRRCELTGKGPMSGNNVSHAKNRTRRRFLPNLQDVTLQSDVLGRSFKLKISNAALRTVDHRGGLDAFMAKAKDAELSESALKIKKEIAKATAA; via the coding sequence ATGTCGCGCCGTTGCGAACTGACTGGAAAAGGCCCGATGTCTGGCAACAATGTCAGCCATGCCAAAAACCGTACCCGCCGCCGCTTTCTGCCGAACCTGCAGGATGTGACATTGCAGTCTGACGTGCTGGGCCGGTCTTTCAAGCTGAAAATCTCGAACGCAGCCCTGCGCACCGTCGATCACCGTGGTGGTCTGGATGCATTCATGGCGAAGGCAAAAGACGCTGAGCTTTCCGAAAGCGCGCTTAAGATCAAAAAAGAGATCGCCAAGGCCACTGCTGCTTAA
- a CDS encoding Hint domain-containing protein codes for MPPINIILNGTFDAGSANWSGTDLETSFPESAYLGNGSSNRVAETDGNRNATTVMEQTFTIDNALTTSLTLDVALRNASLGNAGVEGFIVEVLDSSGTAIASLTILPTANSFQPFSLPVSFPAAGDYTLRFTEVGPDDSLGAIVDNIEILVCFAQDTRIETPDGPVLVQDLRVGDMVQTLRGPKRLRWIGRRRLVQSDLAKNDRFRPVRITAGALGRDLPSADLLVSRQHRMMIDSPVAKRMFGAANVLVSAIRLTELPGIFIDEDVDELTYFHLLFDDHQVVFANDAPSESLHTGQEALRALSGDALEELVALFPDLFDEAATTAFLIPSRKRQRRFVNRLRKNSHKPLHGDRAGLSISQ; via the coding sequence ATGCCACCCATCAATATCATTCTCAATGGCACATTTGATGCAGGGAGCGCTAACTGGTCCGGTACTGACCTTGAGACCAGTTTTCCTGAAAGCGCTTATCTGGGCAATGGTTCTTCCAATCGTGTGGCCGAAACCGATGGCAATCGAAATGCCACAACGGTCATGGAACAGACTTTCACAATCGACAATGCGCTCACAACCAGCCTGACCCTAGATGTCGCCTTGCGCAATGCATCGCTGGGGAATGCAGGCGTCGAAGGTTTCATTGTCGAAGTTCTGGATAGCAGCGGAACGGCTATCGCATCATTGACCATTTTGCCGACTGCCAATTCGTTTCAACCCTTTTCGCTGCCTGTAAGTTTCCCTGCGGCGGGCGACTATACCTTGCGGTTTACGGAAGTCGGGCCGGACGACAGCCTTGGTGCGATCGTTGACAACATCGAGATTCTCGTTTGTTTTGCCCAGGACACACGGATCGAAACGCCAGATGGTCCCGTCCTTGTTCAAGATCTCCGTGTTGGTGACATGGTTCAGACGCTTCGGGGGCCAAAACGTTTGAGGTGGATTGGTCGCCGCCGCCTTGTGCAATCTGATCTGGCCAAAAACGATAGATTCCGGCCGGTTCGTATAACGGCCGGTGCGCTCGGGCGGGATTTGCCATCGGCTGACCTGCTCGTCTCTCGTCAGCATCGGATGATGATAGACTCTCCGGTCGCAAAACGCATGTTTGGTGCTGCAAACGTTCTGGTATCTGCCATCCGCCTGACGGAACTGCCCGGCATCTTTATTGATGAAGATGTAGACGAACTGACTTACTTCCACCTGCTCTTTGACGACCACCAGGTCGTTTTCGCCAATGATGCCCCCAGTGAAAGCTTGCACACCGGGCAGGAAGCATTGCGCGCCTTGTCGGGTGATGCGTTGGAAGAACTTGTCGCACTGTTTCCTGATCTGTTTGACGAGGCGGCCACAACGGCGTTTCTTATCCCCAGTCGGAAGCGACAACGCCGGTTTGTTAATCGACTACGCAAAAATAGCCACAAGCCGCTTCATGGTGATCGCGCGGGTCTTTCCATAAGCCAATAA
- the hrpB gene encoding ATP-dependent helicase HrpB, whose amino-acid sequence MAALPIDAILPALTAALADAGRAVLQAPPGAGKTTRVPLAMLEADLTRGKIIMLEPRRIAARAAAERLAEGLDETPGQTVGYRMRGDSKPGARIEVVTEGILTRMIQSDPDLSGVGAIIFDEFHERSLNADLGLALAWESRAVLRPDLIILVMSATLDAKSVADMLDQAPVFTSEGRSFPVTTQFLDQAVPKRQRLEQATAELIGTAVDQTTGGVLVFLPGEGEIRRTAAQLDGQLPKDCTIRTLYGALPFAEQRKAIAPVQSGRKVVLSTSIAETSLTIEDIRVVVDAGRARRARFDPSSGMSRLVTERVSKAEATQRAGRAGRVAPGHAFCLWTKGEHGALPAFAPAEIEVADLTGLALELANWGSDNDDLAFLTPPPEGALAEARKLLSELGALDNSGRITLHGRALATMPLHPRLAHMLQTAGRTAAPLAALLAARDPLRGAPVDLSLRVAALSGRYDGPGEKNHATLAQIKSEIPRLMKDLPDTAPLSLGQQAALAYPDRVGLRRKGDDPRYVLSGGKGAVMDAADPLAGARLIVATDLDGDTREARIRQAVTITERELRDIFADQMDWHNVCIWSKREGRVLTRQQERFGALALDDRQWSDAPETAIATAMLEGIRQMGLRPAPAAQRLRARIALVDNLPAMDDATLLETLEDWLLPHLQGVRSAADWKRFDVLPALRAMLDWDQTQRLDRIAPAHFETPLGRKIPIDYDGAAPAITLRLQEMFGVTKHPVVGRTPLRVTLLSPGQKPVQVTQDIVGFWATSYADVRRDMRGRYPRHPWPEDPTQADPTLRAKPRGT is encoded by the coding sequence ATGGCCGCCCTTCCTATTGATGCAATCCTGCCCGCACTGACCGCCGCGCTCGCCGACGCAGGCCGTGCCGTACTGCAAGCCCCGCCCGGTGCAGGTAAGACAACGCGGGTGCCGCTCGCGATGCTTGAGGCAGACCTCACGCGCGGTAAAATCATCATGCTCGAACCCCGTCGCATTGCTGCCCGTGCGGCGGCTGAACGTCTGGCAGAAGGGCTGGATGAGACGCCCGGGCAGACCGTCGGTTACCGCATGCGGGGCGACAGCAAGCCCGGTGCCAGGATCGAGGTCGTGACCGAAGGCATCCTGACCCGCATGATCCAGTCTGATCCTGATTTATCGGGGGTGGGCGCCATCATCTTTGATGAATTCCACGAACGATCACTTAACGCCGACCTCGGCCTCGCGTTGGCTTGGGAAAGCCGCGCGGTGCTGCGCCCCGATCTTATCATTCTGGTGATGTCCGCTACATTGGATGCAAAATCGGTGGCAGACATGCTTGATCAAGCGCCGGTTTTCACCTCCGAAGGGCGCTCCTTTCCAGTGACCACCCAGTTTCTGGACCAAGCAGTCCCCAAAAGGCAGCGATTGGAACAGGCAACTGCTGAACTCATCGGCACCGCAGTGGACCAAACCACAGGCGGTGTACTGGTCTTTCTGCCTGGTGAGGGTGAAATCCGCCGGACAGCGGCGCAGCTCGATGGCCAACTGCCGAAAGATTGCACCATCCGCACACTCTATGGCGCACTGCCCTTCGCAGAGCAACGCAAAGCCATTGCTCCAGTACAATCGGGTCGCAAAGTTGTTTTATCCACATCCATTGCAGAAACATCACTGACCATCGAGGACATTCGCGTCGTGGTTGACGCAGGCAGGGCCCGACGTGCCCGGTTTGACCCCAGTTCCGGCATGTCCCGACTTGTGACCGAGCGTGTGAGCAAAGCCGAAGCCACCCAGCGGGCAGGCCGGGCCGGTCGCGTCGCGCCGGGGCACGCCTTTTGTCTTTGGACCAAAGGAGAGCACGGGGCGCTACCTGCTTTTGCACCTGCAGAGATTGAAGTAGCCGATCTGACGGGCCTTGCTCTGGAGTTGGCAAATTGGGGCAGCGACAATGATGATCTCGCCTTCCTGACACCTCCACCGGAGGGCGCACTGGCTGAAGCGCGCAAACTGTTGAGCGAACTGGGCGCGCTGGATAACAGCGGGCGGATCACATTGCATGGGAGAGCACTCGCAACGATGCCATTGCATCCGCGTCTTGCCCATATGCTGCAAACGGCTGGTCGGACCGCCGCCCCGCTGGCCGCACTTTTGGCAGCGCGTGATCCGCTGCGCGGCGCGCCTGTTGACCTGTCCTTGCGCGTTGCGGCCCTCTCCGGCCGCTATGATGGGCCAGGTGAGAAAAACCATGCGACTCTGGCGCAGATCAAATCCGAGATACCGCGCCTGATGAAAGATTTGCCTGATACTGCCCCACTGAGCTTGGGTCAGCAGGCGGCTCTGGCCTACCCCGACCGTGTCGGCTTGCGTCGCAAAGGGGATGATCCCCGCTATGTCCTGTCAGGTGGCAAAGGCGCAGTGATGGATGCGGCTGACCCTTTGGCCGGGGCGCGTCTGATCGTAGCCACGGATCTGGATGGCGACACGCGTGAGGCACGTATCAGACAAGCCGTCACAATCACCGAGCGCGAGCTACGCGATATCTTCGCAGACCAGATGGACTGGCATAATGTCTGCATTTGGTCCAAGCGCGAAGGCCGCGTGCTGACCCGCCAGCAAGAGCGCTTTGGTGCTTTGGCGCTGGATGACAGGCAATGGTCTGATGCGCCAGAAACGGCCATCGCAACTGCCATGCTGGAGGGCATAAGGCAGATGGGGCTGCGCCCCGCACCGGCTGCGCAGCGGTTGCGCGCGCGCATTGCGTTGGTCGACAACTTGCCAGCAATGGATGATGCCACATTGCTTGAAACGCTTGAAGACTGGCTTTTGCCGCATTTGCAGGGCGTGCGCAGTGCTGCGGATTGGAAAAGGTTCGATGTCCTGCCCGCTTTGCGCGCGATGCTGGACTGGGATCAAACCCAACGGCTTGATCGGATCGCACCAGCACATTTTGAAACCCCGCTCGGTCGCAAGATACCAATTGACTACGATGGCGCGGCCCCGGCGATCACCCTGCGCCTGCAAGAAATGTTTGGCGTGACCAAACACCCCGTTGTCGGCCGCACGCCGCTGCGTGTCACGCTGCTTTCACCCGGGCAAAAGCCCGTACAGGTGACCCAAGACATCGTGGGGTTCTGGGCGACGTCCTATGCCGACGTCAGACGCGATATGCGCGGTCGCTATCCGCGCCACCCCTGGCCCGAAGACCCAACCCAAGCTGACCCCACGTTACGCGCCAAACCGCGCGGCACATGA
- a CDS encoding NAD-dependent deacylase produces MKIAILTGAGVSAESGLGTFRDKNGLWTRYDLNEVATPEGFALNPALVHDFYNARRANCAEASPNAAHVALAQLAETAHDITLITQNVDDLHSRAGSLNVVHMHGELMRALCASCGARWDAPLVMDPSDACPSCGAATTRPDIVWFGEIPYHMDAIAEAVERADLFVAIGTSAEVYPAAGLVELARGQTLEINLEASARANAFDDHLFGPATEVVPSWVAELS; encoded by the coding sequence ATGAAGATAGCGATTTTAACAGGTGCCGGTGTATCGGCGGAAAGCGGTTTGGGCACCTTCCGGGATAAGAATGGATTGTGGACACGTTATGATCTGAACGAAGTCGCAACGCCCGAGGGGTTTGCCCTCAACCCGGCCCTTGTGCATGACTTCTACAACGCGCGCCGCGCCAATTGCGCAGAGGCCTCACCAAACGCGGCCCACGTGGCTTTGGCGCAATTGGCGGAAACTGCCCATGATATCACGCTGATCACCCAAAACGTTGATGATTTACATAGCCGCGCCGGATCGCTCAACGTGGTCCATATGCACGGTGAGCTGATGCGTGCCCTTTGTGCGTCCTGCGGGGCGCGATGGGATGCGCCCTTAGTGATGGACCCGTCTGATGCTTGCCCGTCTTGTGGGGCCGCAACGACCCGGCCGGATATCGTCTGGTTTGGCGAAATCCCCTATCACATGGACGCGATTGCCGAGGCTGTTGAACGTGCCGATCTATTCGTGGCAATCGGCACGTCGGCCGAGGTCTATCCTGCCGCAGGCCTTGTTGAACTGGCACGCGGTCAAACGCTCGAAATCAATCTGGAAGCGTCAGCGCGGGCAAATGCCTTTGATGACCACCTCTTTGGCCCGGCAACTGAGGTTGTCCCGTCCTGGGTCGCAGAACTAAGCTGA
- a CDS encoding arginine transporter: MRYFLLAGALASVAACGGGSGGGGATGDISRACLEADRRAASPALCSCVQQVANQSLSGRDQARAVTFFEDPQLAQDTRQSDRSADERFWDRYRAFTDLASEICRPVDA, from the coding sequence ATGCGGTATTTCTTATTGGCGGGTGCTTTGGCATCGGTGGCGGCCTGTGGTGGCGGCAGCGGCGGCGGTGGCGCGACGGGTGATATCTCACGCGCCTGTCTAGAGGCAGACCGCCGGGCGGCATCGCCTGCGTTATGTTCCTGCGTTCAACAGGTCGCAAATCAATCTCTTTCAGGCCGGGATCAGGCGCGCGCTGTCACCTTCTTTGAAGACCCGCAGCTGGCACAGGACACCCGCCAATCCGACCGCAGCGCCGATGAGCGGTTTTGGGATCGCTATCGCGCCTTCACTGATCTCGCATCTGAGATATGTCGGCCAGTAGACGCCTAG